TTCAGGAGGAGACCTGAGGTGTCCAAAGCCACAGAGaaaagcagcaacagcagcaataCAACAATTTTGGCTCAAATCTGACTTCTAAGCTAGTTCGCAGGCTGTAAGTTCAGTGCAGAAGGCCAATCTCTAGGGTATCCACCTCTGCCATGCGGGCAGATTAAGATCCGGTTTCTGTAGAGCAGGCTTGGAGCTCAGGTAAGGGATATGTATGGGTTTGCAATTGATGAGTGAGTGGATACAGAGTCTGGTTTTGAGTTCCAGGTCTGAGATCCAGTTTGGGTCGCGGGTTcaggtctccctccctcccctcccctcccctccccctcggCGCACTCACATGCCACCCTGTGAATGACCCAGAAGGTGATGCCCACCTCCgccaggcagaggcaggcggccACCAGCAGCGTGTAGCGCGGCTCCCGCAGCAGCAGGCGCCGCTCTTGCCAGGCGCGCTGCAGCCATTGCTTGCAGAGTCCCGCTGCCTGGGCCGCGGAACCGGACCGGCCGCGTTTCCGCAGCCCAGCGGCCATCTTAACGGTGCACCGCTTGTGTGGGCCCACCACCCGCGGAAACCCGAACCTTCGACACTTAGGTTCCGCTTCCCGCGCCTGGCGTCCCACCAGGCTAAGCGCCGATCCGGGTAGCCAGTCTTCATTTACTCcactaaaatgtaatttttcctcTACATTTGTCTCCTCTGATGCACTCCACGCTCCATAGGAGCAGGAACAATGTCTTACTCCTCAGTTTATACCCAGCCCTAGGTACACTGGCGCTAATTTAGAACGAATGTCCAGAAAAGCAACATTCCTGCCTACCTCCGCTACAGTCCCTGAAGCCAACATTCTACTTCGCTTACGCTGGGAACATCTGTGTTCATGCTGTCTCTCCAGGAGGGCAAAGCCCCTGTTCGCgcccctcctgcctctgcttagAGCCTTCCGGATGCTGAGAAAAATGAACCTTTCACTAATTTTCAGACTTCCTAATAAAAGTAATTCACATTGAAAATATGAGAGGACGCAGTGATGAGCCCACGTGAGTCTGACACCATGAATGCAGCTCTAGGAAATGAGTTGGCAATACAGCCGGAGGATTCAGGGTCTGGACGATGGTTTTCCCAGCCGGAGGATTCTTCAAAGAGCGCTTAGTAAAGGACGGAAGTTCCACGTGTTTGTGTTGAGCAACTGCAGGTGGTGGGCGGAGACACCAGGGCCCAGCCTTCTGCATCCTGCCGTCCGTATTGGCTGAAGGGCCGGCGGCTCTGGCAGTCCCCCGCGGTTGAGAGCATGGCTTCTTCAGGGGCCGGTAGAGCGCCGCCGGAGTTACCGGAGCGGAACTGCGGGTACCGCGAAGTCCAGTACTGGGATCAGCGCTACCAAGGCGCAGCCGATTCTGCCCCCTACGATTGGTTCGGGGACTTCTCCTCCTTCCGTGCCCTCCTAGAGCCGGAGCTGCGGCCCGAGGACCGTATCCTTGTGTTAGGTGGGTAATCCCGGCGCGGCCCCGCCAGGTAGAGCTGGCAGGACCGGCGCCGCGCGGGCTTGGCCCGGTCCGCTTTCCTCCCGCCTGTCTACCCTCTTGGAGGACGCCTGAGTTGGGACGCGAGATCCAGCTCCTTCAGAGTCCCGGCTGTATTTAGTCAAGGCAAATAGAGTAAGAGATTGTCGGTCCCGGGGCCCTCGGGAGAAAGACACCCCCTCAGGGTTTGAACGTGGGGGGTACCCAAGAAGACCGTGTCCGGACCCTCGGGAGGCAGGCAGCCTTGGGGACCGAATTGCTCAGAGGACCTAGTTCAAGTCCTATCGCTAATTGACTTCTGTAACTTAGGACAAGTCATGAACCGGTTCTGAGCTTTAGATTCAGTTCTAGAAATGGGACTGCGAGTTCACATCGGAGGCGGCACGCGCAGGCACCTCGAGAATAATGCCCagtgcttttctttttactcctGGGCACTGGGAGCCAGAGTCATCTAGAGAGAGTCCTATCTGAAACTTGGTCCTATGCCTTAGAGAGTGAGAACAGCACCCTCTAAGGGTGGAGGGGAGATTGCCGCCCAGGGTGATGCGATTCCCCAAAGGGAAGACGTGCTGGAGGAAAGGTAGGGCTCTGGGGTGTTCGGCTGTCCTCTTGAGGTTCTCTCCTACTGTCAACCTTGGAGGCGCTAGTAAAGTTTGAATGAGCAACAGGTTTTCTTCCAATTGTCGTTTTTACTTTGCTCTTTGTAAAAGCCTTTTTGTATGTTTAAGTGAcgtctttaataaataaaagatatatgtaatatagtacatatataagGTATAAATAACAAATCTAATGTGTGTGTCTATTCCACTCAGTTTGAGAAATAGAACATTACTAGGGatagaaaaaaagtataatttagtGGTTAAGAActagactgggcgcggtggctcacgccagtaatcccaacactttgggaggccaaggcgggcggatcacctgaggtcgggagttcgagatcagtctgaccaacatagagaaatgccatctctactaaaaatacaacagattagtcgggtgtggtggcacatgcctgtaatcccagctacttgggaggctaaggcaagagaatcacttgaacccgggaggtggaggttgtggtgaaccaagatcgtgccattgcactccagcctgggcaagaagagcaaaactccatctcaaaaacaaaacaaaataaaacaaaaagaacctgGACTGTGGGCTGGGCTCATGGTTcacgctcgtaatcccagcactttgggaggccaaggtggaaggatcacttgagtgcaggagctcaagaccagcctgggcaacacagtgagatcccatctctacaaaaaatttaggtcagagtggtggcttatgcttgtaatcacaacactttgggagaccaaggcgggtggatcatttgaggtcaggagttcaagatcagcctggccaacatggtgaaaccctgtctctactaaaaatacaaaaatcagccaggtgtggtggcacgtgcctctaatcccaggtacttggaaggctgaggcaggagaattgcttgagcccaggaggtgaaggttgcggtgagccaagattgcaccactccactccagcctgggcaacagagtgagaccctgactcaaaaaaaaaaaaaaattaaaaattagctgggtatggtggcctgtgcccatagtcccagctactcaagaggctgaggcaggaggatcatttgagccaggagatccaggctgcagtgaactgtgatggctCCACTGggcttcagcctaggtgacagaatgagaccctgtctcaaaacaaagcaaaacaaaaaacaaacaaaaaaccatcttGGACTCTAGAGGCAGTGAATGATGTTGGAATCTTGGCTCAGCTTTTACTGGCTGTGTAATCCTGGACAAAATACTTGAATTTCTGTGCTTCCATTTTCTCAACCTTAAAAACATAAGCATATTTATTAATTGAGCTTTAAGATGATTAAATGAGCATGAAGTATAcctaaaacaatgcctggcaaaATGAAAAGTATATTCAAGGTTCTCTGTGTGGTCCTCCTAAAACCCCTTCTCCCCACAAGTAAACACTTTCTTGAATCTGTGATTTTAAACCATTGCACTTATTTATCAATTTACCGTAGATCTATGTTTTCTCAAGCTTTAGTGTGTATCAAAATTGCCTGGAGAGCTAGATTGCACTGTGAGATTCTAATTCCAGGGATGGTCTAATGTGGGTCTCAGGAATCTGTATGTTCAACAAGCTTCACAGCAGATTCTTATGCTGGTGATTGGCAGAGTAACACTGCCTTAAAATCTACTTGATCGGTTTTTCACCAAactgatgctttaaaaaaaatctgcgccgggcgcggtggctcaagcctgtaatcccagcactttgggaggccgagatgggtggatcacgaggtcaggagattgagaccatcctggctaacacggtgaaaccccatctctactgaaaatacaaaaaactagccgggcaaggtggcgggcacctgtagtcccagctactcgggaggctgaggcaggagaatggcatgaacccgggaggcggagcttgcagtgagctgagatccggccactgcactccagcctgggtgacagagcgagactccgtctcaaaaaaaaaaaaaaaaaaaaaaaaaatctgcttgaCTGGGAACTGTCCTTTTCTGGATAGGAAGGGCAAAAAGTCTAAAAACCAAAAGGGGAATTTCTAGAATGGCCAAGATGTAAGAACAGGACCCACAACTTGGGGAATACTCTACATTACATTCCACCTCAACAAACTTAAGTTGAATGCCTGATAAGAGCCAGAGAACGTGCTGGGCCCTTTCTGACTTACTTAATCCTTATGACAATCCCTAAAGGCAAGTCAAAAGTATTAAGAGACTTGCTCTAGGCTAGGGGTCTGtaaactttttttgaaaatggCCAAACAATaatttaggctttgcaggctacACAGTCTCTTTTACAATGACTCGGTTCTGCTGTTGTAGTGGAGAAGCAGCTACAGATAATACAAAAGTGAATGAAGGCCGGGcgggatggctcatgcctgtaatcccaccactttgggaggctgaggcgggcggatcatctgggtcaggagttccagagcagtcTGCccaccacggtgaaaccccgtttctactaaaaatataaaaatcagctggatatggtggcaggcacccttattcccagctactgcggaggctgaggcaagagaattgcttgaaccagggagtcggaggttgcagtgagcggagattgtgccactgcactccagcctgggtgacagattgaaactccatctcaaaaaaaaaaaaaaaaaagtgaatgagaaTAGCCATGTATCAATATaactttacaaaaacaggtggcaagCTGCATTTGGCAACCCCTGCCACTCACTGTCTTAGATTGAGTTCCCCAGAAGCAAATCCTGAGATGAGGATTCATGTCCAAGTTACTTGTTAGGAATGTGCTCCCAGGAGAATTGGTAAGAGCTAGAGGgaacagggaaaggaaagaagcgAAGTTTCCCTGAAGGTTGTTTCAGGCTGAAGAGTCACAGATGTACACCATTAGAAGCAAACACACACCAAAACCTAgggatataaaaattaaaatgcgtAAAAAGACTCCCAGAGCATCTAGTCAGAACACTGACAGTGTCCACTACTGTCATACAGCAAGTAAGTGGTGAAGTAAGTGTGCTTTGTGACACCACACAGATGGGTGTAGGGAGGCACCTAGAACTCTTAAAACTGGTAAAATGACTACATTGTGAATTATAGCCTTATGGTTATATCGACATAGCTAACAATGGGATGTCACAACTGAAGGTGAGTGGGCCTCTTGAAAACTGGGAGGCAGTTGAACACAGTGGTTTCAGAGCTCTGGCTCTGGAGCAATAGAGACCTGTGTCCAAATTCTGGCTCTTCCACTGactatgtgaccttgagaaagtttCTTACCACTTTCCTCAATTTTCTCATGGAGAAAATGGGAATGGTAataatagtatcttttttttttttttttagacagagtctcgttctgttgcccagactggagtgcagtggtgcaatcttggcttactgcaacctctgctcatgggttcaagcgattctcctgcctcagcctctcgagtagctgggattacaggtgcccaccatcacgcctggctaatttttgtatttttagtagatggggtttcaccatgttggtcaggctggtctgcaacttctgacctcaagtgatctgcccaccttggcctcccaaagtagtgggattacaggcatgagccaccgtgcccagccaatagtaTCCTTTATATGGCTCTACTGTGAAAGTAAACTGAAATAATTCTTATAAATGCTTAACATAGTACCTGGTGTTCAATGactgttagctattattatttttattgaaaatgggAATCAGAGAAGCAGTTTATCCAGGACTGTTCAGAGAACAGAGTACCCTGTGGGAGGACTCGTGTGTGTGGTCCCTATGGCTAAAATATCCTCATGgcaaatgaatatatatgaatggcTGGCCCCACTTGGCTGTTATTGTGCTTTTCTGATTTGCTGTGCTTGCTTGACTTCATGCTCTGTAGGAATCttcttgtttttttagagacagggtattgctctgtccccaggctggagtgcagtggtgtgatcttggcccactgcagcctcttgAACTCCTATGCTTAAGGGATCCTTTGGAATCTTTTGATCATAatcaaaaattaatttggaagcggccaggcatggtggctcatgcctgtaatctcagcactttgagaggctgaggccggcagatcacgaggtcaggagatggagaccttcctggctaacacggtgaaaccccgtctctactacaaaaaatacaaaagaaattagccaagcacctgtagccccagctacccaggtggctgaggcaggagaatagcgtgaacccgggaggcagagcttgcagtgagctgagatcgggccactggactccatcctgggcgacagagtgagactccgtcttaaaaaaaaaaaaaaaaaattaatttggaatcAATTTGACTTCCAATTTAGATTTCCTATAAAGAGAAAAGGGACTGGCCAGAGGATTCAACTCCAGTCTCCATGATGGCTATTTTTCTTGTTATAAGTTAGTAAATTGGCATTCTGGCTTATATTTCAGTCTCTTGGTGTTGAGTTAGGATCCACACAGCTCTGGGCCCTCATGTGATGTATTCTTGGATATGGATAAATTCTCCAAGGCTCTACTTCCCTCAGGCTCCACTTTGGAAGGCAGTGGCTTTCCCAAGCCCCTTCTTACTTGCTGGCCCCAAATCTCTGAGTCACCAGAATCAAAAGTCACTGCTTGTAAGCATGACTGCCCCAGTGGTCAGCTTTTGTTCCCCCTTCACCTTTGGTAAAGTTCTCTTGGAAGATGCCATCCTGTGCtaaggagaacaaaggaaggaaatctgGATTTGTCCACAGTTTGGCAGAGCTCTACAGGTATATGAGGTCAGGTGTGGGGGTAATGAAGGGATTGTGGGTCAGCAAACCCAGTGGGATTTCAGCCTGGAACTAAGTCAGGTTCTGCCACCCTTACCCCCATCCCATGTGCTGTATCTACCAGGGCTTTTTGTGGCTTCAACTTTGGGAAGCACGTGTTGGTTTCTCCTAGGCAAGATAGTTTTCCTTGAGCCCCAGGGCTTGAAGAGGAACATGAGAAGGGGCAGCTGGGGAGCAGCCAGCTGCTTCTGGGTACGTTGTCCGGGTGCCAAACCCTGATAGATTAGGGCTATCCCAACTGCTGATCCTGTGATCCTCTTAGGGAGGCAAGTGGGGATTAAAGGAAACCTAATCCCAAGAGCTGAAGATCCCCAGCCTGGGGCTGCTCCCAGCTGGGACTGGCCATAGGAGGGCCTAGAAGAGGCCACTGGATCTTCTAAGGAAGTCATGCCCTTTGGACTATAGATCCACATCCACTCCTCTCACCTCTATCCCTTCTCCATCCTGACCCTACCCACTTTGGGACTGCTTTCCAGGCACTTCCCACCAGAGTGTTGGGAAGTTGTCAAGACTCCGTTTTTCAAGACTTTGCTTGGTTGTCACCTCCCTGGAAACTCTTGGCTGACTCACCTGAGGTGAGGTCCAGACCCTCCTGTGTGCTCTCACAGCCTGTCCCTATTGAAACACTCATCATGTTTTGCAGCAACTGTCTGATTACACATTTGTTCCTCCTACTGGAGCaggagctccttgaggacagggacaTTTATTCATTGGCAGAGCCTAATATGTAGTGCTCAATACATATGTTAAGAattgcagccaggtgtggtggctcgtgcctataattccagcactttgggaggccgaggcaggtggatcacctgaggtcaggaccagcctgaccaacgtggtgaaacactgtctctactaaaaatacaaaattagctgggcgtggtggtgcgtgcctgtaatcccagcgactcaggaggttgaggcaggagaattgcttgaacccgggatgcagagagccaagattgcgccactgcgctccagcctgggcaacaagaatgaaactctctctcaaaaaacaaaacaaaccaagcaaacaaacaacaaaaaaatatcgCAAGGAAGTGATTGGCTCCACTGTGTGTCCCCACCTAGTTTCCCCTTCACTTGTTAATTCTGTTTTGGAAAACAAAGTAGAATAACCCCTAACATGAAGCCTTCCCAGGGTTGATACCTTCTAAGGTTTTCTAAGAGGCTGGGGATTAGGATAATGCTAACTTATATCATTATTATGCTACCAATGATGTTGCGGTCCTAATGATAccagtattatccccattttgaatttgaggaaactgaggctcaaagagttGAATGATTTGCTGTGGCTGTGTGACTAGGAATATCAGAACCTTAATCTCTGAACTCCTAACTTTAGAGCTCCTTCAGCTACTCTACAGCtcttagttcttttctttctttttttttttttgagacggagtttcgctcttgtcacccaggctagagtgcaatggcatgattttggctcactgcaacctccgcctcctgggttcaagcgattctcctgcctcagcctcccgagtagctgggattacaggcatgtgccaccaagcctggctaattttgtatttttagtagagatggggtttctccatgttggtcttgaactcctgacctcagatgacccgccctcctcagcctcccaaagtgctgggattataggcatgagccaccacgcccggcccctagTTCTTAGTTGTTAAGTTTAATGCATCACATCCTTCATATGGCCTaggtattattatcttcatttttctgaatAGGATATCCAAgttttagccaggcgtggtggcacacacctgtaatcccagctcctcggaagactgaggcaggagaatcacttgaacccgggaggtggaggttgcagtgagccgagattgtgcctctgtactccagcctgggcgacatctcaaaaaaaaaaaaaaaaaaaaaaatccatgtttctAGTATTTAAACAACTTGTTCCAGCCCACACAGCTAGGAGTGAGAGAGCCAGGGTTTGCACCCAGGCCTGTGTGATTCCAAGGCTTGTGCTTTTTCTGCACTCTACCACCTCCTCTCAGTACTGGAGGGTTTGGACTGAGAGAAAACGGGGCCAAGAGTGGATAGATATTCAGGGGGAGGTGAGAACCAAAACTAACGTAGCTCTTTTGCCACccatcccctcccaccccaggtTGTGGGAACAGTGCCCTGAGCTATGAGCTGTTCCTTGGAGGCTTCCCTGATGTGACCAGTGTGGACTACTCGTCAGTCGTGGTGGCTGCCATGCAGGCTCGCTATGTCCATGTGCCGCAGCTGCGCTGGGAGACCATGGATGTGCGGAAGCTGGACTTCCCCAGTGCTTCTTTTGATGTGGTGCTCGAGAAGGGCACGCTGGATGCCCTGCTATCTGGGGAACAAGATCCCTGGACCGTGTCCTCTGAAGGTGTCCATACTGTGGACCAGGTGTTGAGTGAGGTGAGGGAGCAACGAGACAGGAAGGCAGATCAATAGGTGGGGCTGTGGGGTTGAGGTTTCATGGGACTGGAAGAAATCAGAAGCCAGAAGCATGTTTTGGAACAAGTAGTGGGTTGCCCTCAGGAGTGTGGCTCTCTGAAGGAAGGGAAGGGTTAAGCGGGGTCGAGATTATAGAGGTGACTGGAATAGCCAGGCTCACAAAGGCTGATGTGTGGCTACCAGGTTGCCATAGGGATGCGGTAGCCAGGTTCCTGATGGGTGACAGAGACTGCCAAGGTGAGCAGTTATAGGAAAGTGGTGCCCCTGTACCTGATATCACTCCTATACCCCTCCCTGAATAGAATATAGCCCTAATCCCAAGGAATGACTGGGGCAGAGAAAGTGGCTCACTCTTTGCCTGAGCTACAGATGAGGGGTGGTTCCTGAGGTTTGACTGGGAGGGCATCTGGAGCAGTACTGACCTTTGAGAACCTGAAGATCCACTTCTCACCAATGGCTTCTGTGTCTGCCTTGCAGGTGAGCCGCGTGCTGGTCCCTGGAGGCCGGTTCATCTCAATGACTTCTGCTGCCCCCCACTTTCGGACCAGACACTATGCCCAAGCCTGTTATGGCTGGTCCCTGAGGCATGCTACCTATGGCAGCGGTTTCCACTTCCATCTCTACCTCATGCACAAGGGCGGGGAGCTCAGTGTGGCCCAACTGGCTCTGGGGGCCCAAATCCTCTCACCCCCCAGAccacccacctcaccctgctTCCTTCAGGATTCAGATAATGAGGACTTCCTTAGTGCCATTCAGCTCTGAGGCCAGAGCATGGTCCACCCTTCCTGCCATTCTGCCCTGGGCTCCTCAGGTAGTTGGAATTCCTGACTCAGGACTTGGGGTTGGGTCCAAGGTGC
Above is a window of Macaca thibetana thibetana isolate TM-01 chromosome 2, ASM2454274v1, whole genome shotgun sequence DNA encoding:
- the ECE2 gene encoding endothelin-converting enzyme 2 isoform X3, giving the protein MASSGAGRAPPELPERNCGYREVQYWDQRYQGAADSAPYDWFGDFSSFRALLEPELRPEDRILVLGCGNSALSYELFLGGFPDVTSVDYSSVVVAAMQARYVHVPQLRWETMDVRKLDFPSASFDVVLEKGTLDALLSGEQDPWTVSSEGVHTVDQVLSEVSRVLVPGGRFISMTSAAPHFRTRHYAQACYGWSLRHATYGSGFHFHLYLMHKGGELSVAQLALGAQILSPPRPPTSPCFLQDSDNEDFLSAIQL